DNA from Strigops habroptila isolate Jane chromosome 2, bStrHab1.2.pri, whole genome shotgun sequence:
CCTTTTTGGACTTTGGAGGTGACAGTGTACTCCTGATTTGGCTGTGCCATTACCAGTGCTATTCATTCTTTCCGAGTGACCAGATCAGAACCCCTAATGCCACCATGCATCTTTTCTTGTTGTTAGGTGTTTTTGCTTTGAACACTTTAGCATTACAGTTCTACCTTTATCTTATGCTTACATTTAGGTCTCCAGATCATACCAAATTTGTAGGAagcttcaaaacaaagcaagactTTATAGATCTGATTGAAGTGATTTACCGTGGTGCAATGCGTGGAAAGCTCATTGTGAGAAGTCCCATTGATCCCAATAACATTCCTAAATATGACCTTCTCTACCAAGGAATTTAATGGGTTAACCTGAGATAAAGAATTATGGAAATGGTTGATGTTCTAGAACCCATTTTTTCTTCAAGCCTGCTTAGCCACCTCTGATACTGTGGGACAGTTTGAGCATTTACGTTGAAGGATCATATTGGTCTCGTTCTGAAGACAGACGTTCTGTCACCTCATACTTCTCTTGTGAATAAAGCTACATGTTCATGCTTAGAACTTGCACAAGTGACTATTCTTTGAGTTGCATGCTGACTAGCACCTACAAAACAGGTTGTATGCGTCCTCAATGATGGCATCTGCAGTACAACTTTAAGTGAACTAAGCCACCATATAGTCTATTAATTATCTAGTTAGTACGTTTTCAATCAGATATGGTAGCAGTAAACCtatctttattaaaaagctATGCTTGCTCTCAAGAGCATTCAACTGACTGCCTTTTCAATGGAGTTTTACACTTTTACCCATTACTGGACAATGGGACAGAAGCTTTTTCAAACAAGATTAGAGGTGactgaaatctgaaatggaTATAAACACAAAAGAGAAGTTGACACGACACGCTCTTTTCTCTGATACCCAGTGTTACTGTTgaacattttgggttttttggctgAGAACAGTTTGGTTCTCAGCCAGACTctttggttgggctttttggCTTGGTGTAGGACAAGGTTTTATCATCAGAGCTCTTTTGCAGCCACTGAGTACTTCTAGTTCCCACAGGATTAAACTGGAAATACAGAATAGccattttgtttgcattcaCTTTAAAGGTTATTTGACCTTCTGTTTGTATAAATTGCAGACCTTGAGTATGGACACTTAAAAACTGTCTCTTATTTCCCACGTCTGTCTAAAATTAAACGGctgagggaaaacagcaatgtcCTTCTTTTGCATCAGCTTGGTAATAGCAGGTTGCTAGTGTTGTATTCCTATAGCAGCTCATGCCCAGTAATCTCACTGGTTTAGTtggctttaaaatggaaattccTTTAGCTCACTGTATCATACTTGGGGCATACCATCTCTAACCGGAAGGAAGGTGGTAGTATGTAGTTCCATGAAGTTTTGTTCAACTTAACAGTAAATGTTTCAAGGAGGAAGGTGGATGTTCAGGCTcttgaaagattttaaatactCTATGGTATATAGTGAGGAGGAAATAGATCCTTTACAGGCTTTTGGTATTCCAGATCTGTCCTTTTAATGAAAGCTATGCACTTATGTGAGTGTTTTCCTGATAGTCTAGTCTGATTATACGACATAACTGcagaatgtttatttttctaaatgataCAGATGAGAGTTGCTATACCttaacatctttattttgtGCAACTTAAATTTCACAGCTAACTGAAGGGTTGTGGCTTACAGCTTTCAACAATGAACTTCTTTCCTAATAGTTAACTTGGATTTGTGCATttctcaaaaccaaacaaactagCTTCAAACTTAGAACTGTAAGTTGCTCCACACTGAGATGAGGGTCCTTAGATGACTGAAGAGTGCAGGGGCAGTTATGAAAGGAAGAGGCCACTATCAAGAACAAATCAGTATACCTTTATTTATTGCCTCACTTCTTACTTGTTCTGCTTCTGGTTGCAACAGGTGATTGCCTAGAGGCTGTTGCGGTCTTGGCTTTCAGTGTGCTCTTCAGGTACTTGAACATGGAATGTAAGCAGCAGGAGGGGGCTAAACCATACTTTTCCGTCCCAGCAGAGACAGTAGGGCAATTCAATTTCATTACAGAACCCACAGCTTTATCTAGAGGCTTACTGTTTGACACCCATTCACGGCAGTATTTCTGTATCCATTCTTGTATTTGTGGATCACTTCTAGTCTGGTGAGGCACGTTGTGCGTGGAGTCAATGAATGCCACAGAGAACACTTTATTCATTACCTCCCCTTTTCGCTGCACCAGCAGGTCAACAAACACCAAGCCACCATAGCCATGGGCAATGAAGGCCACGTTCTTGGCTGCACTTTTTGAAATGAAGTGATCCCATACGTACGTGGTatgctcctcagggctgctgctgcccctcttGGGGACCCACCAGGTAGACTGTGTAGAAGTCAGTGCCTCTTGACTGGTAGAAAAGCTTAACCTCTCCTTTTCAGTCTTCAAATCAACAAAGTTGTCATTGGGATTCAGTACAACAACCCCCCCATGGTTTTGAAGGGCCATTTTGATGAATGGTATTTGTGTTCCATGCCCCAGGCCCTCACTGATAATTATCCTTTGCCCCCACTGTCCGGCACGGAACACTCCATGGTCTTGAAGAAGGACAATTAGGCTAGAGGAACTTGCTAGTGCATTCTCActcatgaaaaagaaacttctcgGTTCATCCTCTGTAGCATCAGTAGGAATATAAACTTTCTGCAGCATGCAGACTCTTTCCAGGAGCTCATAAACATATTGGGTAATCAAATGTCCCAAAACTTGATAGCGTTTATGATTCTGCTCATGTGCATTCTTGTAATAATTGAAAACAAAGGACTCATTTGTATCCAGATGCCTCAGTTCCCCTCTTATGTTGAAGTCGTACTTCAGTTCCTCTTGGTACTCTGAACCCTCTATTAGGTTCCTCAAGCTTAGTTCGTGCTGTATTTGTAACCACTACAAATTAAGAAGACTATGTCAATATGGTGATAGACTTCCGTATGACACCTACATAAAGAAAACCTATTGTATAAgaattcagattaaaaagtGGTTACAAACAAAATACTCGTTGATACAGGCTATCTCTTGGTAGGCTGTAGTAAACCAGCTGCTTGTAAAGCCTCTCATGGATTTCAGTTACTAAATTCCAACAGCAGTACATTAATAATAATCTCTTCAGGTACTTGTTCGTCCTTGCAAGCACTTGCCACATGGAAGTTGTGGAATGGATGGCAGAATAAGCTAGCCATGGTGATCCaggaacaggagaaaataaagtcCATGCAGCAAACTTTCATGAGATTAGACTGAGGTCTCTAGTTTCAGCTGAGATAATTTTTCAGCTTGCATGACTGATGAACTGATAAGAATTATACACGGAAGTGGTTTCTGTGCAACTCAAAAGTTAAGCTTATAACTTTCTATTTTCCGAATAACTCTTCATTGTACTACTGACTGTCACTGGCTGTAGAATGGTAAACATGGGGTAAACTTTGGTGTCGCTAGAATCCTGCTTCTCTaggattttttcctaacagCAAATATTTGCAAGCATCAAATTCCCATAATtataactattttaaaaattaatttatcatCTTAGcacaggtttggggtttttatttggttgtttggttggggttttttttgtcaatgGTTTATATGAAGTTATATTTGGCAAAGACATTGGTACAAGCTACTATataccttttaatttttcttactgaacTAACAGAGCTTTTTAGAACACAGTAAATGACAGTAAACTCACTATGCCATCTGGTAAATCTGGTTACTAGGACAGAAAGCGATCTGAAAATTTTCATGTAAGCAACTTGAGTTAGAAGCCAGCTCCTACATGGGATGCAGGTTTCCTTGGGTAAGCTGCTTAGcatattgaaaattatttcttacacttcaaaaataaaaaaatgttttgaacaGAGCAATAccacacacattttccttttaagcaaTCTCCATTTGGGCAGAGATACTGTCATCTCTTCAGGGTCATTCCTGTCTTTTGATTAATAGAGAGTAGGCTAGAAAATGGTACCTTCTTTTTTATCTCATAAAATAAGTACAtatagaaaagggaaaaaatcagaTTGTGTGATAGCTAAACCATTTACTGTCTTGTCAGTTTCTTGGAATGGAAACAGCACAAGGAAGTTACAAGTGCATGTGTTCATCTATGATTTTTCATTCTGTGGGAAGGCATGAAAGACACAAAGGAaatgggagagagagagggagtCTGTTTATTTGCTATACCACTGAAATACAGGCAATTCACGCAAAAGAGATCATATTTAGTAGGGAGGAAGCTACCCATATTCATGTTGTTTTCCCCATGCAATGAAGTGGGAGAGAAGTGGACATGGTTTAACAAAAGATATCTGTGGATAAAGGTGAAGCATGGAGGAAGCGTTCCATAACAAGTAGGAATAGATAAATGCAGTTTCCCCATGGAATGGTGTGCTGTCCAGCACTTCCTGGAGCCCTTTTCCCTCCTCGCCCCTAAAAGGTTGGAGGCTGTAGTTTCCTAACATACTATGAACAGGAAGTTACTATGCTCTTACTTTAGCTACTAACAACAACATTGCTTTTTCacttctaaaacaaaacaaggataCATGATTACAAATTAAACCCTGTGTATGTAATATTGAACATCTACTTGAACTACTTTACAAAGCATTGTGAAAGGTTTCTGAGGATTTCAGGaggcagaaacaaacaaacaagacagtCTTACATCAGGCATGACTTCCCTTTCTAAAATTGCCTTCAGGGTGGGAACTTAAAAGTTTTGCAGCAATTTATAGTAGCTTATCACTTAAGAATTCACTTGAACAGCACCTTGGACTTAGAACCTAAACATACTTTTTAGTCTGGAGGACtgattttattgaaataatgCCATTTACAGaattgaaaagcagcagttatAGATTGCTCTAGATATAGCTGCATAATGCATTtactttttggggttttttatagaTCTGCATTCTAAGTCAGTGTTGACTGCTGCTTGTCCTTCACTGTCTACATATAAATGCAATATTCAAGGGTATTTATTCTGGCAGTCTTTACAATtgctattttgatttttaaaaaattactgggagtgtgggggaaaaaccccttttcccttcctcccactTTTCTGTTTGGTGTGTAAAATACTTTAGCTGTAAATTCAGCTAGTGTTTGTTACAGCAGTTGACATATTCTAAACACTACTGCAGTACAAGTAACATTCTTTATAAGATTTTCCATCTAAAACCACTTTATTCTAGTGAAGCCCAACATTACCGTATGCTCTCCTGTAAAATTGGTCATCATCATAGATGGAAATCTTTTTCACCCTGGGGTTGTAGACAGTTCTGcgtgaaagaaaataaagccattttaGTTCAGGTCTTGTTACGGTATATACTTTATTATGggtatatttataaaatgtatcAGTTGCTGATCGTTAAGGCCATCTTAAAGCCTTTCAGACAGTTCCAAGTTACAAGGTAACATCTTGTCCTTTACACCTGACCATAAGTTAGAGCTAAACCTCTTGAGTGTGAAACTGAAAAGTTGTCAAAAAGAGTCTTACACAGCTTCCCATTGGTTGATACTaaaggcaaaacagaaggaaagctcAGAAAGTTACACGCAAAACTTACAATTCTGAAACTGCcctgaaaacaagcaaaccaacccaaaaaacaaaaccccacaaaacccaacagacAGGTCTTGGTCTCCGCTTGGCTGTGGGAAGACTCCCATAGTGTAACACTATCGCTTGCTCCACATAGTTTACACTTTTCTCCCTCAGAAGCTTAACATCGGACTAAACTCAAAGTAGTTAAAAACTGAAGGGGCGCGGGGAGGCAAGGCGAGCCCCCCGCCATGAGGGGAAGACGGGCCGGAGGGGTCGGGGAGCGAGAGCCCGCAGGACAGGGCCGAGCGGCGGAGTTCATGAAGGGGAGCGCGGCCAGCGCCTCAGGGCGGGCCCGAGTGAGAGGGGACGGTTACCGCCGTTACGGGGCggagcggcgggcgggcggctcTACCGAACCGGGCGGAGGTGGTGCCCAGCCCGGAAGTACCCAGGGAAGCTGCGCAAGCGGCGGCGGGGCCTGCATAAACAAGACCGGCAGCGGTGCAGCTGTGTTGGTGAGTGTTATGGGTGGTGGTCGCTCTCTAGGTGCTCAGGTGGGGATAAGGCTGAACTAAAGCTGGCTGGCAGTGTCCTGGTGGGTCCTACGCCGACACTCTCTGCGCTGGCTGGGGCCGGGCCGTCAGTGCCGAGCCGTCAGTGCCGGACGGGGTTTCTATGGCGGAGTAGCGAAGCCGGCAGGCGAGGGTGGGTGAGGGGCGGCATACAAGGGAGGGAAGGCGGAGCGGCggtattgctgctgctttgtgaggAGGCTGAGGCGGGAGCATGAAAAAGCGGAGTTGCTGACCCTCGGTACTTGGCCGCTTGTCAGTGAGCAGCCTGTTCCCTTCCTAGCAGGAAGAGCTggtggctggggcaggaggaagctggggaagcagaaggaaagctgagGAAGCGAGGGTGCCGGGCAGCCCCCCTCTGCCCCGCCGCTCTGCTCGGCGGCCGCAACCAGCGCGGCAGGGCGGTCTCCTGCGTTGACAGGCCGGGTGGTGCCACTCCTGGATGGGGCCTCTGCTTCCCCCCAGGGCTGTCAGGGGGCCGCCGCTTATCAgtttctcctctctgcaggtGTCCGAATAGGCagtactttgttttttctttaacaggCTGTAGATGTTGCTGTTCCTAGCAcccggggctggggctgagAGTTGAAAAACCGCCGAGCTAAATGAAACTACATGAACTTGCCCAGTCACTTGTCTCTCTTGTATTGTGGCTGACTTTTTATCAAGGCTcgcagtgacaggacaaggggcaatggttttaaactgtttgacataaggaagaaattttttacgATGAGAGTGGCAAGGTACTGGCACAgggcgcccagagaagctgtggctgtctcatccctggcagtgttcaaggccgggttggatggggctttgagcaatctgctCAAAGTGAAAAGTGTCCGTAcccgtgacagggggttggactagatgacttttaaggtccgttccaacccaaaccattctgtgaatgAATTTTCTTTGTGCTAGCTTGCTCAAAAATTAATCTCATGTTCTTGCTTAGTACCTGCTACTGTGGTCCTGCTTCcttctgaataaataaatcaaaaattgctaagcttattttttttaatttttttttttttcagtagacaAAActatggaaggaaaaacatcatCCTCAAGTCATGCCAGTGTAAGTGTCCTACAATTTGCAGCAATTTTCTTTGAGGCTGTTGGTGTCTTAGGATGTTCTGATGTATTTGCACAATCAAATTCATTCTCCAGTGGtccagcttttgctttgttggAGCACTCTTTccagagaaatgctttttgctGGTAGCAGTCAGTAGTAATGTTTACTGTTGAATGTGTGTTAATACACGACAAGCTTAACATTTTGTTGCACATAAATGGTGTGGTTTTGAGGACATTTTAAGACCTAAACTAACatctaaaattttaaaagtagagCAGCTGCGTAACATTTAGTTATCTGCGGAGATGTATTCAGACTTCTTATGctagtggggtttttttctaaaatattcctATTAGTAGTGGTTTCTAGCAGTGGAAGCTTGGTGGAAACAAATTATAGGCACAGCAGCTGGTTAGATCAGGTAAGGTCTGGACTGTCTGTTGTTTTAGAAATCAGCTGTTTCCAGCACCTTGTTTATGTGCATTCTCTGACCTTTGCTCCTACAAGTAGGAACCTTCAGAAAAGTAGTACTTTAGATGAGGCGTCTAAGTGCATATGCACATGTATATGTTGAGGTAGTCCTTTTCTATAAGGGAAAAACTGAGGCAACTGTATAACTTGCACTTACAATACATACAGACCTCTGCTGGTTACCTCTTGACTTTGTGTTTGTTCCATAAATTAATTGCAGGCACTGCAAGCCAACATCTTCTTAATGAGTGCAAGTACTAGGAAGATACTGTACAGTGGGAATTTTGCTGATAAATGTATGTTGTGCTTTTTATCCCTttctgtctgtccatctgtgTTATCTCTTTTCTGAGTCTGACCTTACCTGTTCTCAATGTTACCTGTTATTTTATTACAGACATCATTTGAACCTCTGTAACTTGAAACGCATGTTAAAATTTTAGATAAATATGTGTTCTTAGAAAGTTCATAATGGAAGCCGCTACTTGGGCAGCAGGTGGAGTTCTGAAGTAAGAAATTTGTACCTGGCCATTAAGGTGCAGATCAAAATAATGCATTCTGACTGATAAAACCTGTTTATAGCCCACttgtcaaaacaaaacaacaatcaAATAATCTAATTGTAGAtgttcttgaaaaagaaaatgtctacTTTAATCTTTAAATGTTGATTGGGAGGTACTTGTATTAGAAGTTGTTGCCTGTGCACAACACTTACATCCTATATAATTTGAGGAATCTGTTACTAAAGGCGTATTTATTACTACAGCATTTGACCAGCAAAAGCAGTTTGAGGTACTGTATAGAAAATTCAGGCCTAATTACTAAAACATTAAATCTTTGTTTCAAAGAAGTGTAGAGGAGGAACAAGAGCACTTGCAATTCAAACTGAAGAATTGAAGGATTATCTCATTATGGTACACTATGCTTCAGTTATGGTCTGTCCGAAGGACTCCCTATAATGCTAATGAACGCAGTTTCTGTGTTCATGTCACTGTTTGAGTCCTTGCTTGTAACTTCATGTTACAACCAGGGCATTTGGTGGCTTGCAAGTTCAGTTCATAATATGCTTGTCAGTGGCCATCATATGGAGTAGCTTCAGCTTTTTCCTGGCTGAGATGGACAGTTATCTGAAAGGTGTAAATGTTGCATTCCCTCTCTGATACATTCTAATCTGGTTGTATTTGCAGGtaaggttttgcttttcaggatACCTGGAGAAATGGCAATGCTTGCGCTTTCATTCTTTCAGTTGATATTATTTGAACTGGCTTAATTAGCTGATAGGAAATattattctctctccttgtctTCATGAACTGGTAGAAATTTAGTTTGACCACTTTTGGTTTGAATTTCAGTGAATGAACATTATATCCTATATATTTTCTCTGAATTGGCAAATTTCTACAAATCACAAACTGCTTTATCTGTCAGCAGTTACTTTTGAAATGCTTGTTCCATTTTTGCGAAGGTTGGCAATGACAGTAGTTGATACCATTTTGAGAAGATTATAGTGTATTTATGCTAAATTATCATATCAAAATACTTGTACTCTTCTAAGATATGTTTGCTCTTCATCCTGAACTTTTTTTTGAGAGCACACCTGGTATGACGTTCATCATGGCATTcggttattttgttttctctttatcatttttttaagatgagaTGATTAATCTGGAGTGAAAACAAATCAGAGGGAACTAAGAAAATTGTCAGTGCCAGTAGATTGGTTGTCACCTTTTGGGCACACATTTGAAGTTGTTGTAAAGTTAATGAAGTAAGAACTTCTTCAGACAGTTCATGTGTTAAAGCTAGCTCCTCGTATGGTACGGCACATTATTTAGGATAAAGCACCAATGAGcaatgcatttaaattaaagTTACAGGTCAGTGCTTCCCTTGCAACTTTGTTAATTTGCCTGACAGTTAAGAAAACTTGTATGTGGCACTATGTCAGCTCATAGCACCAGTGGATAATTTAGTTTCGTCATGTATGTAACATCATCTATTTTCAGTTTCGTATACCAAGCAAGATAACAAACACGAAATCAGAGGATGCTCAAGTTCAGTCCCCTTTGGCAAGGTTCCCAGACTCCCACCATTGGGACTACCCTTTAAAAGAGGTAAAGAGAAGTTCTTTGGAGTATAAAGTCCATAGGAGAATGTTATATGGGATTTTGGTTCTGTTTTGcaggctttattttttcaatactGAGTGCTGCCTTACGATCAATATCTGACCCAGATTGTCTTGGAAAGAGACAAGTGTGTAGATCTGAAATCTGCCTGCAAGCATACAGTTATAGAACTGGAAGTCTTAGTGTTGTATTGCcagaataaataattaaaaagcagagTTGGTCTTCAGCTGACCCAAAATTATCTTGAAAATCATGAATTTAGAAGCAAATATTTATCTTTGCCTCTAACTAACAATATATATAGTTAGTTAGTTGTCTTCTGGTTCCTGAGCTTTTAGGTTGTATTTAGCTCACTTATCAAACTTCTTGTTATggtatggaaatattttttacattgaGTTTTCAATTAATCATTATTTGTATCTAAGAGCTTAAACATTAAGAGAATATGTTAAGTACTGTATGACATTTGGTGGAATTTTAGGTGACAGAAATAGCTGATTTCAGTATTAAGACCAAAAGACTATAAAAGTACTTATATGGCGTCTATCATTTATTTATCGTGTATGTCTTTATCATCTCAGTCACTTATGGAAGTGAATACTTAATTCTATAAATCTGTTCCAGATAcagtaaacatttttaaaatgctaagtTTTGGAAACGTATTTTGTTACTCTTGGCTCCTTCAGCTCAGCATTGAGAgtttgttgctggttttagtGATttcagaatcatggaatagaCAAACAGGCTCCCCTACAGAGGAGTTTTAAAAACCTAGTGAGGGAAGTTAGGAATCCTTTTGATTTACAGTAGTGGTGATAATGTGACCCAGGTCTCTTGGTAGGCCTGGTCCTCTGAGCATGTTGCAATACAAACTCACTGTGTGGTTATGTACCGTTAATACTTTAAGTGAGCAGAGCATCCAATTACAGTTAGGTTTTAAAGCTGGAAGTAAGGTCTCCTGTGGTTACAAGGAGCAGCCTCTTAAGCAGAGCCAGACAGCACTTGCATGGAATTGGAATTCTTCCTGTCTTGCTCTCTGCCTTTGTAAAAGCAGTGATTAGACTTGGtgaactgggggggggggggggcccaaaaaaaaaaaaaaaaaaaaaagctttgtccTTGTTTTGTGTATATTGTCTGATTttccatttgttatttttcctacCTGTGTCtatatatttcagattttcccATGTAAGAGAGGGCTTTGTATGCTTTAAACACTGGCTAGTCttatactttaaaagaaaagatggcTCATGAAGTatcattattaaaacaaatattgctGGTTTATCCATAAAGTCTGTTGTAGTTGTGTTTAGAGTTGCTAGAGTTTGCTCCATGTTGGAGAGATTTTTTGTAGCTTTTAGTGATTTGGGCATATAGGTCTCTAACATTCTTAAAGACCAGTGCTATGAGGTGTACTAGATAATGTTTGAAGGTGAGAGGAGGTGAGAGCACCTTCAAAGAATTTCTTGCTCCTAGCTGTTGTAGTAATAAGGGTATTTTGCATTAGAGTCAGCCCCTATATAAAAGGCAAAAGATTGACTTGGGATGCACCTTTCAGACCTTACTGTAAAATATGCATGGGCATGAATTTTTCGGGTGCTCTTTCACCCCATGcttaaacagaaatgaagataAGTTTGCTTTCAGCCAGACTGGCGTAATTTTCAAACATCTGTCTGGTTTAGtatcttttgtgtttaaaaaaaaaaaaaaaaaaagaggaatggTTAGGAGGAGGTAATGGCAGAGGGAGATAAGTTTCTGGAATTGCAGAAGTAACTATATGATTTAGTGGAGCTTCacttaatttgaaaatgtaagtACATTCTGATAATGTAAAAggatttgggaaaaataaagtcttgctgttgtggtttttacCACTGAAGTACCAAATATTCAAATTGCTTTTCCTTGTCCAAATTTTGTATCTTTGAGTGGAATGTAACTCATTTGGTTAACCTCTACTTTCTTTAACTCCAGGCATTTATGTTGCATATTTGTCATTATGTAAAACAGGCCTAATACTTAAGTCCCTGTTTAGGATAGTTCTTGTTTAAATAGGGATATAATTGAATTGTTCTGTATTGTCAAATTTCTTTAGGAGAAGAAAGTTCCATTCAAGATCAGGTGGTATGTGGATGCTTTAAATCAAGCAAACTAATTCTTTCCAAATGGTTGTATATACTCTCTGTGGCTCTGCTTTGTTTCATCAATTGCATTGTTTCAATGTCTGGCGTTGTTCCCTCTTTCTAGTGTAATACTCATTATAACATATTGGAACCTGccagttttatttgttttatttcagtgcaaattaAGTGCCAACAACAGAAAGTCttacacaaaaggaaaaaggcaaaaggacTGCAACAGACACAGCTCTAATGATGAAGAATTAATTGGGTAAGAAATCATCTTAAAATTAGTTCTATGTATATTCAGAGTTTCATAATCTTTCTTGAGGATGGGTGTCTGCTCTCTAGCTAATTATTTGTGTCACACAGAGATGGTTTTCTCAACCTTTAGAGAATCACGTTTCAGTGATTTAATGGCAACTataactttttctttgttttaacatAACACAAGACTGCTACATTGGAACGTTAGTGCAACACTTACTAGAGGAATTACTACTTGTTGACCTGCTTGGAATCTTGAAAGGTGCTTGTTACTGTCTAAGTACAAATTATCATTCTAGCCCTAGGTATTTTTGATATCTAAGAAATTTCCCAGATTATGTTTTGCTTGTCACTTTTTGCTCTGTAATCCACAGTTGTTAACCTGGCTTTATCaactcttaaaaacaaacagaaaaacagcaactGAAGCAATATGGGGAAGGCCGTAAAAACCTAGAGGTCTTTCACCTTGTAACAGTCAAGACACCTAAGTGAGTAAATGAGACTGCTGATGTGCCACTTCTTTATGCTTTGTTGCCAAGAGCAAGAATCTTGGTTTATTTGGGATGATGACAAATTACTTAAAATCATCTTCTGT
Protein-coding regions in this window:
- the LOC115603841 gene encoding putative protein FAM172B translates to MTNFTGEHTWLQIQHELSLRNLIEGSEYQEELKYDFNIRGELRHLDTNESFVFNYYKNAHEQNHKRYQVLGHLITQYVYELLERVCMLQKVYIPTDATEDEPRSFFFMSENALASSSSLIVLLQDHGVFRAGQWGQRIIISEGLGHGTQIPFIKMALQNHGGVVVLNPNDNFVDLKTEKERLSFSTSQEALTSTQSTWWVPKRGSSSPEEHTTYVWDHFISKSAAKNVAFIAHGYGGLVFVDLLVQRKGEVMNKVFSVAFIDSTHNVPHQTRSDPQIQEWIQKYCREWVSNSKPLDKAVGSVMKLNCPTVSAGTEKYGLAPSCCLHSMFKYLKSTLKAKTATASRQSPVATRSRTSKK